In Paractinoplanes brasiliensis, the following proteins share a genomic window:
- a CDS encoding LCP family protein, whose amino-acid sequence MAKSGKRTPLWARLCAIFGCVLMVVAGGALVAQQVLVSRYAGSIETQNLLGAPAAKADAKAADITGPLNILLVGIDPRSDEQTPLSDSIIVAHIPKDMRQAYLFSVPRDLVVDIPPFEKTGFKGGRSKINAAMGYGSAVGNGKHDVVQGFELLAKTVGQLTGIREFDAGAIINFNGFKAIVEAMGGVTMTIDQNVKSEHLQPNGKPRPRLARCADNSCAHPYYGPQAEYKKGTYHLQAWQALDYVRQRYGLPRGDYDRQRHQQQFIKAMAKQALGKDVVTNPAKLDRVLKAAGKALIFDGGGYSVVDWAFSMKNIRSDDMTLIKLPGSSIIDNGRYRGEELDSSAKDFFASIRQDTVQDFVFRHPEYINNNAG is encoded by the coding sequence AGTCCGGGAAACGCACGCCCCTGTGGGCGCGGCTCTGCGCGATCTTCGGGTGCGTGCTCATGGTGGTCGCCGGTGGCGCCCTCGTCGCCCAGCAGGTGCTCGTCTCGCGCTACGCCGGGTCGATCGAGACGCAGAACCTGCTCGGCGCGCCCGCGGCCAAGGCCGACGCCAAGGCGGCCGACATCACCGGGCCGCTCAACATCCTGCTGGTCGGCATCGACCCGCGCAGCGACGAGCAGACCCCGCTCAGCGACTCGATCATCGTGGCGCACATCCCCAAGGACATGAGGCAGGCGTACCTGTTCTCGGTCCCGCGTGACCTGGTGGTCGACATTCCGCCGTTCGAGAAGACGGGCTTCAAGGGCGGCCGCTCCAAGATCAATGCCGCGATGGGGTACGGCAGCGCGGTCGGCAACGGCAAGCACGACGTGGTCCAGGGTTTCGAGCTCCTGGCCAAGACGGTCGGCCAGCTCACCGGCATCCGCGAGTTCGACGCCGGCGCCATCATCAACTTCAACGGCTTCAAGGCGATCGTCGAGGCCATGGGCGGCGTGACCATGACGATCGACCAGAACGTGAAGTCCGAGCACCTGCAGCCCAACGGCAAGCCGCGCCCGCGCCTGGCCCGGTGCGCCGACAACTCCTGTGCCCACCCCTATTACGGCCCTCAGGCCGAGTACAAGAAGGGCACGTACCACCTGCAGGCCTGGCAGGCGCTCGACTACGTGCGGCAGCGCTACGGCCTGCCCCGCGGTGACTACGACCGCCAGCGGCACCAGCAGCAGTTCATCAAGGCGATGGCCAAGCAGGCGCTCGGCAAGGACGTGGTGACCAACCCGGCCAAGCTCGACCGGGTGCTCAAGGCGGCCGGCAAGGCCCTGATCTTCGACGGCGGCGGCTACAGCGTCGTCGACTGGGCGTTCTCCATGAAGAACATCCGCTCCGACGACATGACGCTGATCAAGCTGCCCGGCAGCTCGATCATCGACAACGGCCGCTACCGCGGCGAGGAGCTCGACTCCTCGGCGAAGGACTTCTTCGCCTCGATCCGGCAGGACACGGTTCAGGACTTCGTCTTCCGTCACCCGGAGTACATCAACAACAACGCCGGTTGA
- a CDS encoding F0F1 ATP synthase subunit epsilon: protein MANQLPVKVVAVEERIWSGEAEMLVARTTEGEIGVLPGHAPLLGLLKEPSQVRVKLAGGEQLTYDVTGGFLSIDADGVTVLAESATPATPESR, encoded by the coding sequence GTGGCCAACCAGCTGCCCGTCAAGGTCGTTGCCGTAGAGGAACGCATCTGGTCCGGCGAGGCCGAAATGCTCGTCGCGCGCACCACCGAGGGTGAGATCGGTGTGCTGCCGGGCCACGCTCCGCTGCTCGGCCTGCTCAAGGAGCCGTCGCAGGTGCGGGTCAAGCTCGCCGGCGGCGAGCAGCTGACCTACGACGTGACAGGCGGCTTCCTCTCGATCGACGCCGACGGTGTGACCGTCCTGGCCGAGAGCGCCACGCCCGCCACTCCCGAGTCCCGCTGA